The DNA segment AAACGATGAAGCGTTTGTTGATGGCCGCCGCGATGGTCGGCCTCGTCGCCACGGGCTGTTCCTCGACGGGTTCCGGCGAGGATCCCCCTCCGCAAGAGCCGCCGGAGCAGTCGGGAAGCGTCGGCTCCTCCGCTGCCCCCGAGGAGAGCACCCAGCCACCGCGAGGCCCTGACTGCACGTCGACGGTGGACGGGATGAGTCCGCGCGAACGGGTCGCCCAGCTCGTCGTCGTCGGCGTCGACGCCTCCGATCCGGCGGGCGCGGTCAGCCTCGTCGGCAACGAGCAGGTCGGCGGCATTTTCATCGGCGGCAACGCGACCGCGTTGCTCAGCGACAACGTGCTGGCGGGTGTGCACGACGCCGCTCGTGTCCCGGTCTCGGTCGCCATCGACGACGAGGGCGGCAGGGTCCAGCGCATCGACGAACTCGACGGCGACCTGCCCAGTGCGAGGGACATGGCCGCGACCATGACACCGGACGAGGTCCGCGATGTCGCCGAAGAGCGAGGAAAGGCGATGGCCGCACGCGGAGTGACCGTCGACTACGCACCCGACGTCGACCTCACCGACGAACCGGCAGGCATGGCCATCGGCGATCGCTCGTTCAGTGCCGACCCCGACGTGGCGAGGGAGTACGCGCAAGCGTTCGCGGAAGGGCTCGCCGCTGCCGGGATCGAGCCGGTGCTCAAGCATTTCCCCGGTCACGGCAACGCGAGCGGCGACTCGCACACCGGTGCCGTCACGACCCCGAACCTTCCCCAGTTGCGGGAGCACGACCTCAAGCCGTACGAGAACATCGAGGAGTACGGCGACGTCGGCGTCATGGTGGGCCACCTGACCGTGCCCGATCTGACGGGTGACGAGCCCGCGTCCATCGCCGCGCCCGCCTACGAGCTGTTGCGCGACGACTACGGGTTCTCCGGTCCGGTCGTCACCGACGACCTCGGGGCCATGCGCGCGATCACCGATCGATACTCGCTTCCCGACGCGGTGCTGAAGGCCCTGCAAGCAGGCGCCGACCAGGCGCTGTGGTCCTCGGGTGGGCAGGTCGGGCCGGTGCTCGACCGGCTGGAGAGCGCTGTCGCGACAGGGGAACTGTCGCAACAGCGGGTCTCGGAATCGCTGGATCGGGTGTTGCGGGCCAAGAACGCCTGCGGCTGAGCCCGCTCGCGGACCTCAGGGCCTCGCCGTCGTGAGGTCCGCGATCACCGCGTCGATGTCGAGGTGCGCGCTCTCAGTTCCCTGTGGAACGAAATCCATCGTCGCGTCGACGAACAGTTCCACCTCCTTGCGTTTGATCTCGACCACGGCGTAGCCGTCGGGTGATTCGAGCTCGAACACGAGGACTTCCTCGTCGGGGGAAAGGTCCGGTCTGATCCGGATGTCGCCGATGCCCGTCGGCTCGTCCAGTCCCTCGATGAGCAGGTCCCTCGCGAACTCCCACTCGATCCACTCGCCCGCGTCGATGCGGAAGGCGATGGCAATCGTGAAGGGATCCGCTGTCGTGTACGACAGCCTCGACAGCACAGGTGTGCTGCAACCGTTGAGGTGTACGAACTGGCTCTGGTGTACGGCGTCGCCCTGCACAGCACACTCCCGTCTTTCCGGGTCACACGCGGATACGTGCGGTCGTTCTGGTTGAGAGACTGCCACCTGGCCGCATCGTGATGCGCCGATCGGACGAATCACAACCCGATCAACTCCAAGTAGAGACAATTCGGCGCGGGTTCGCGATTTCTAGTCCAGGAGGGTGGCGTTCACTTCGCTGGTCGACCGCCTTGATCGCGTCACTGTCGACGCCGCCGAACTCGTTCACTCGATCGAGTTCCTTTGCCTGGAAAGGCGGGGTGGACTAGTGACACGGCAAGGGGAGAAGGGTAGACAGCGTTCGGGCCGGTCTATTCGGCCCGACTCCCGGGGGACATATTTTGATGGAGGAACCGCATGGCGCCCACGGTTCTGCGTCGAACACCGCACGACGCCGAACTGCTCGATCGCACCGGCATCATCGGTGCGAGTTCGGGCCGGGGGCTCGGTTTCGCGAATGGCGTCGGCGCCGAAGATGACGAGCCGGCCCGTCGTGGCGTAAATCGTTCGGGCGCGGCGAGCATGGTCGCCGCTGTTCTGATGTTCGTCGTCGGTGTCGGTGCGGTTCTCGGTGTCGGACGTCCCGCGGATTTCGGTGGTACCTCGGGGCAGGAGCCGATCGTCGTCGCCGAACCCCCTCCCACTGAGCCGGCCGAGGAGCCAGCAGAGGACGTCGCGCCGCCACAACCCGCGGAACCCCAAGTGACGCAAGAGGAACCGGTACCCGTGCCGGTCGAGCAGGAGCCGGAACCGGAGTTCACGCCGGTGTCGGTGCAGGAGCCCGAGCAGGAGTGGAGTGCTCCGGACATGCGGGCGGAACTGCCGAGGAGTGAGCAGGGCCGGCCCGATATGCGTGAGCAGCTGCGTGAACTGGTGCGGCCTGTCCGGGATTACTACGAGAAATCCCGGTACTCCGAGCGTTCCGGGTATGTCGACCGATCGGGCTCGGACGACTACTCCGGTCGTTACGCCGAATACGGCGACCCGGAAAACTATGACCGTTCGGATGACGATCTCGATCGCTACGCGCGGTATTCCGGTGATGACGACGGCGGTGAGCGTTGGGATGACGCGCACTGTCACCATGGTGAGTGACCCTATTCGGGTTAGCGGGCTGTCCGCATAGGACTGTCTGCCGTCTCTTGTGGATAGTCGCGGCGTTCGGTGCGGGGCGACGGATGGTGGTGGACGTCACCGCGGTCGCCGAGGTGCCGGAAGGCGTCGACCTCGCCGACGCTGCGTGGCTGCCGATGGCAGGTGTCGCGGTACCGCGCGGGCTGCGCATTCGGCAGGCGAGTGCTGATCACCGGGGCCACTGACGGTGTCGGCCGGTACGCGGTGCGGTTGGCGGCGCTGGGTGGCGCCAAGGCGATGAGTACGTTCGGGACGTTCGCGAGGTAGGTCCCGACTTCTTCGCGCCCCTGCTGGATCTCGCACCTTCGGCGGATTGACCCCCAGGCGGTCAATCCGGTTGTCCGTAACGGCTTCATGACCTTTGAATCGCCCATTAAGGCCGATTAGTGGCCGGATTGATACGGTCGGATCCTCTTATTGAGACGTAAGTCACATAGCTTTCCTCTACCCATTGGTAGCCCATAGAAGTTATCGGGGGTCGCGTTTCGCTCTCCCTTTCCCGATGCCGGCTCCTGGAGGAATGCAAGTGCCCACGCATGATCAGCGTGGTGCGGCGGTGCTCGCCGGCCTCGGAGGCTGGCTGCCACCGCGCATCGTCGACAACAACGAACTGACCCGGCGGCTTGACACCTCCGACGAGTGGATCAGGACGAGGACCGGTATCAGCCGCAGGCACGTCGTCGATCCCGGGATGTCCACAGTGGACATGGCGATCGAGGCGGGAAGGCGGGCACTGGATTCGGCGGGTTCCTCCGACGTCGACGCGGTCGTGCTGGCGACCGCGACGCCGGACCAGATCTGCCCGGCCAGCGCGCCCCAGGTCGCCAGTGGTCTCGGCCTCCGCGGTGTCGCGGCCTTCGACGTCAACGCGGTGTGCAGTGGCTTCGTCTACGCGCTCGCGACCGCGACGGGGCTCATCGCGGCGGGAGCGGCGCGCAGGGTGCTGCTGGTGGGCGCCGATGCCTTCACCACGCTGCTCAACCCCGACGACCGAGGAACCGTCCCCATATTCGGGGACGGCGCCGGTGCGGTGGTGCTGCGGGAAGGCAGCGCTGACGAACTCGGTGCCATCGGACCGTTCGACCTGCACAGCGACGGTGAGCTGGCCGACCTGCTCGTCGTACCGGCGGGCGGGTCGAGGAAGAAGGTCTCGGACAACCCCGACGACCGCTACTTCACCATGCAGGGACCCGCTGTGTTCCGGCACGCGACCGCACGCATGGCCGAGTCCGCTCGCGCGGTTCTCGACAAGGCGGGCTGGACCGTCGGCGACGTCGACCGGTTCATCGGTCACCAGGCGAACATCCGGATCCTCAGCGCGACGGCGAAGCAACTCGGCCTGCCCGCCGACAGTCTTGTCGTCAACATCGAGCACACCGGCAACACGAGCGCGGCTTCGATTCCGCTGGCCATGGTCGACGGCGTCAAGGACGGCGCCTTGCAGGTCGGCGACCGGGTGCTGGTCAGCGCCTTCGGCGCCGGGCTCACCTGGGGGGCAACCGCTTTCCGGTGGCCTGAGATCACTCCCGGCTGAGGCGTGTCTGATGATCCTCTGCCGCGCGGCAGGCAACGGGATCGTCAGACGCGCCTCAGCGGCGGTCGGCCCAGGCGCCGGTCGGCTCCGGCCGCCCCCTGAGTACGACGGTGTCGTGCTGGTGCCAGCGCTCCCGCTCGCCGTCCGAACTCGCGGCGAGTACCGAATCGCTCGCGAGTATCCGGCCGGGCACCTGCTTCGCGTGCTCGGTGAGCCTCGCCGCCTCGTTGACGGCGTCGCCGATCACCGTGTACTCGAATCGGCTCGCCGTACCGAGCTGGCCCGCGAACGCAGGGCCTGCCGCGACGCCGATGCCGAGGTCGAGTTCGCCGGTCGAGGACACCTCGTCCCTGATCGCCCTCGCCGCCCTCAGCGCCGCGCCGGCGGGGTCGTGGTGACGCGTCGGCGCGCCGAACACGCACAGCGCGGCGTCACCCTGGAACTTGTTGACGAGGCCGCCCTGCGAGCCGACCGCGGCCACGACGGCCGCGAAGAGCTTGTTGAGCTTGCGGACGACCTCGTCGGCGGGAAGGGAGGCGGCCAGCGCTGTCGAATCGACGACGTCCACGAAGAGCGCGGTCACCTCGCGTACGTCGCCGGAAAGCGAGACGCCGTGTTCGAGCGCGTGCCTGACCACGTCGTCGCCGACGTGCCTGCCGAAGAGGTCGCGTAGCCGTTCCTGTTCCCTCAGCCCACTCGCGAGATCGTTCACCGAGTTCTGGAGCATCCCGATCTCGCCGGCGTCGTCGACGCCGACCGTGATGTCGGTGTGCCCTTTCGCGATCCTGCCGAGAACCCCGCGCAGCCTGTGCAGCGGCGAGGCCACCGAGCGGGCCAGCAGGGCCGTGGCGAGCGCGCCGAGCACGAGCCCGATCAGCGAGAGTGTCATGAGGCTGTTCGTGGGGTCGCCCCCGCCGAGATAGGGCGGCAACACGATCAACAACACGCCGCACAGCGGAAGCCCACTGGCGAGTACCCAGGTCAGCAGCAGCCTGGTCAGCACGGTCACCGGCAGGGTCCCGCTCGGCGGAGCCACACG comes from the Prauserella marina genome and includes:
- a CDS encoding glycoside hydrolase family 3 N-terminal domain-containing protein — translated: MKRLLMAAAMVGLVATGCSSTGSGEDPPPQEPPEQSGSVGSSAAPEESTQPPRGPDCTSTVDGMSPRERVAQLVVVGVDASDPAGAVSLVGNEQVGGIFIGGNATALLSDNVLAGVHDAARVPVSVAIDDEGGRVQRIDELDGDLPSARDMAATMTPDEVRDVAEERGKAMAARGVTVDYAPDVDLTDEPAGMAIGDRSFSADPDVAREYAQAFAEGLAAAGIEPVLKHFPGHGNASGDSHTGAVTTPNLPQLREHDLKPYENIEEYGDVGVMVGHLTVPDLTGDEPASIAAPAYELLRDDYGFSGPVVTDDLGAMRAITDRYSLPDAVLKALQAGADQALWSSGGQVGPVLDRLESAVATGELSQQRVSESLDRVLRAKNACG
- a CDS encoding SsgA family sporulation/cell division regulator yields the protein MQGDAVHQSQFVHLNGCSTPVLSRLSYTTADPFTIAIAFRIDAGEWIEWEFARDLLIEGLDEPTGIGDIRIRPDLSPDEEVLVFELESPDGYAVVEIKRKEVELFVDATMDFVPQGTESAHLDIDAVIADLTTARP
- a CDS encoding beta-ketoacyl-ACP synthase III, with protein sequence MQVPTHDQRGAAVLAGLGGWLPPRIVDNNELTRRLDTSDEWIRTRTGISRRHVVDPGMSTVDMAIEAGRRALDSAGSSDVDAVVLATATPDQICPASAPQVASGLGLRGVAAFDVNAVCSGFVYALATATGLIAAGAARRVLLVGADAFTTLLNPDDRGTVPIFGDGAGAVVLREGSADELGAIGPFDLHSDGELADLLVVPAGGSRKKVSDNPDDRYFTMQGPAVFRHATARMAESARAVLDKAGWTVGDVDRFIGHQANIRILSATAKQLGLPADSLVVNIEHTGNTSAASIPLAMVDGVKDGALQVGDRVLVSAFGAGLTWGATAFRWPEITPG
- a CDS encoding adenylate/guanylate cyclase domain-containing protein, producing MARLSTRLRTVLRTSIGFAVLGFGSSFCGAGLIALLLVLQGIPADVGRHAWIIGVCAAGYVLLSFLVGTVWAGLLQRRTAVWFVLGRQPTPDEARRALRLPTDLAIVTGTLWSSGALVLGTLTAVLGSWLAALSLALVILLGGLATVALTHLAAEWVARPVMIMALRVAPPSGTLPVTVLTRLLLTWVLASGLPLCGVLLIVLPPYLGGGDPTNSLMTLSLIGLVLGALATALLARSVASPLHRLRGVLGRIAKGHTDITVGVDDAGEIGMLQNSVNDLASGLREQERLRDLFGRHVGDDVVRHALEHGVSLSGDVREVTALFVDVVDSTALAASLPADEVVRKLNKLFAAVVAAVGSQGGLVNKFQGDAALCVFGAPTRHHDPAGAALRAARAIRDEVSSTGELDLGIGVAAGPAFAGQLGTASRFEYTVIGDAVNEAARLTEHAKQVPGRILASDSVLAASSDGERERWHQHDTVVLRGRPEPTGAWADRR